A genomic stretch from Desulfotignum balticum DSM 7044 includes:
- a CDS encoding TRAP transporter large permease: MILLMTGAPLYAVIGAVGIVFGIILEGVDIFPLFAMRIYGLMVAYSLVAVPLFIFMANLLQRSGIIEELFDAVFQWSGKIRGSLALATVLTGVILAAMIGVVGASVITLGLLALPAMLQKNYNRHLAVGTVCAAGSLGILIPPSIMPIFYSAATQVSVIDLFAGSILPGVLLCLVFCLYIIIMTLINQENAPCITEEEQIKGFWKKAALGKSLIPPIIIIACVLGSILAGVASPTEAAGVGAFAVIVLLALRKKLTFNIISASLYSTISATGMALWITFASTCFVGVYAMGDGHEFANQLVSALPGGKWGALIFCQVLYIFLGMFIDWIGICLLIVPIFSPILVGLGFDPIWVGIVFMLNMQMSFLTPPFGYALFFVKGVAPSSMEMKDIILGALPFLLLQALVLVLCSVFPDIVMVLPNLLG; encoded by the coding sequence ATGATTTTACTGATGACCGGCGCACCACTGTATGCCGTTATCGGGGCTGTCGGGATCGTATTCGGTATAATTCTTGAGGGTGTTGATATTTTCCCGCTTTTTGCCATGCGAATTTATGGACTCATGGTGGCCTATTCTCTTGTGGCCGTACCGCTGTTTATCTTTATGGCAAACCTGCTCCAGCGCAGCGGTATCATTGAAGAACTGTTTGATGCTGTATTTCAGTGGTCGGGAAAAATAAGGGGGTCCCTGGCCCTTGCCACGGTGCTGACCGGGGTGATTCTTGCAGCTATGATTGGCGTTGTGGGGGCATCGGTAATTACCTTAGGGCTTCTGGCCCTGCCCGCAATGCTTCAGAAAAATTACAACAGGCACCTAGCGGTCGGCACTGTCTGCGCTGCCGGATCGCTGGGCATACTTATCCCGCCCAGTATTATGCCGATATTCTATTCTGCCGCCACACAGGTTTCCGTTATCGATCTTTTTGCTGGCAGTATCCTTCCCGGCGTTCTCCTCTGCCTGGTCTTTTGTTTATATATTATTATCATGACTCTGATAAACCAGGAAAATGCTCCCTGCATAACTGAAGAGGAGCAAATCAAGGGTTTTTGGAAAAAAGCCGCCTTGGGCAAAAGCCTGATTCCGCCTATTATTATCATCGCCTGTGTACTGGGATCAATTCTGGCAGGGGTGGCGTCTCCCACCGAAGCCGCAGGGGTCGGGGCTTTTGCCGTAATCGTCCTGCTTGCCTTGAGGAAAAAACTCACATTTAATATCATCAGCGCCTCCCTGTATTCCACCATTTCCGCAACCGGAATGGCATTGTGGATTACCTTTGCTTCAACCTGTTTTGTAGGGGTTTATGCCATGGGGGACGGCCACGAGTTCGCCAACCAGCTGGTGAGCGCCCTGCCAGGCGGAAAGTGGGGGGCACTTATTTTTTGCCAGGTCCTTTACATCTTCCTGGGGATGTTCATCGACTGGATCGGCATCTGTTTGCTGATCGTTCCTATTTTCAGCCCGATCCTGGTTGGGCTGGGTTTTGATCCGATTTGGGTAGGCATTGTTTTCATGTTGAATATGCAAATGAGCTTTTTAACTCCGCCATTCGGATATGCGCTATTTTTTGTCAAAGGGGTCGCACCAAGCTCCATGGAGATGAAGGATATCATATTGGGGGCGCTGCCGTTTCTGCTGCTGCAGGCACTGGTGCTTGTTTTATGCTCTGTTTTCCCCGATATCGTCATGGTCCTCCCCAATTTGCTGGGATAA
- a CDS encoding acyl-CoA dehydrogenase family protein produces the protein MLNPLLPAEYGGVNLPYLMFSLILSEVGKVCASSAVLLIAQADGMLPILHSGSTELKKKIPPAPERRVNASHCPCCHRTKCGIRSPQHGNHGCSKWRPIYHKRSEMLYQQRVFS, from the coding sequence TTGCTGAACCCTCTTCTTCCAGCGGAATACGGTGGTGTCAATCTGCCCTACCTGATGTTTTCATTAATTCTCAGTGAAGTGGGAAAAGTCTGTGCGTCTTCTGCCGTACTCCTGATTGCACAAGCCGATGGTATGCTGCCGATCCTTCACAGCGGCAGTACTGAGTTAAAAAAAAAAATACCTCCCGCGCCTGAAAGACGGGTCAATGCTTCTCACTGCCCTTGCTGCCACAGAACCAAATGCGGGATCAGATCTCCTCAGCATGGAAACCACGGCTGTTCGAAATGGAGACCGATATATCATAAACGGTCAGAAATGCTTTATCAGCAACGGGTCTTTAGCTGA
- a CDS encoding acyl-CoA dehydrogenase family protein, with the protein METTAVRNGDRYIINGQKCFISNGSLADFFVLYAYTDPDKKAKGISAFVVEKDFPGLSYGKNENKMGMRGSVTSELFFKDLEVPAENLVGQEGEGFGNLMQTLSCSRLFCAAQAVGIAEGALEYAVKHAKNRIQFGKPIADLPSIKFMIADMAAAVESARLMTTNAAKLFDEGEFKKASVQTAMAKFIASDAAMKVTSDAVQVMGGHGYMKDYPVERMMRDAKLTQIYTGTNQIMRLVTGRSILGM; encoded by the coding sequence ATGGAAACCACGGCTGTTCGAAATGGAGACCGATATATCATAAACGGTCAGAAATGCTTTATCAGCAACGGGTCTTTAGCTGATTTTTTTGTGCTCTACGCATACACAGACCCCGATAAAAAAGCAAAAGGCATCAGCGCCTTTGTGGTTGAAAAAGATTTCCCGGGTCTGTCTTATGGAAAAAATGAAAACAAAATGGGGATGCGGGGTTCGGTCACGTCTGAACTTTTTTTCAAAGACCTTGAGGTGCCGGCCGAAAATCTTGTTGGACAAGAGGGAGAAGGATTTGGCAACCTTATGCAGACCCTGTCATGCAGCCGGCTTTTCTGTGCTGCCCAGGCAGTCGGTATTGCAGAAGGCGCCTTGGAATATGCGGTTAAACATGCAAAAAACCGTATCCAGTTTGGAAAACCCATTGCGGATTTGCCCTCCATTAAATTCATGATTGCAGATATGGCTGCCGCTGTTGAAAGCGCCAGGCTGATGACGACAAATGCGGCAAAATTATTTGACGAAGGCGAATTTAAAAAGGCTTCAGTTCAAACGGCCATGGCCAAGTTCATAGCATCTGATGCTGCAATGAAAGTCACATCTGATGCCGTTCAAGTGATGGGCGGGCACGGGTATATGAAAGATTACCCCGTCGAACGGATGATGCGCGATGCCAAATTAACCCAGATTTATACCGGGACGAACCAGATCATGCGACTGGTTACAGGCAGGTCCATATTGGGCATGTAA
- a CDS encoding enoyl-CoA hydratase-related protein: protein MPFKNIILNTEEKIATILFNRPNVLNALNSELFDELDLALDRISADKNIKVLILTDSGKKAFVAGADIIELSKMDLCQAKFFARKGQKIFSKLESLPIPVIAAVNGLALGGGFEAAMGCDFIYAASTAVFGLPESNLGLIPGFGGTQRLARLVGPNLSKELILTGISIPAEKALEYGIANLICDPENLMKTVMKTAVILAKKSRTASRAAKEAIQSGMNTDLESGFLIENEIFESVVTGGDAKEGIQAFFEKREPTFI, encoded by the coding sequence ATGCCGTTTAAAAACATTATACTCAATACTGAAGAGAAAATTGCAACGATTCTCTTCAACCGCCCCAACGTGCTGAATGCTTTAAATTCCGAACTATTTGATGAACTTGACCTAGCATTGGACCGGATCTCTGCCGATAAAAACATTAAGGTACTTATACTCACAGATTCCGGAAAAAAAGCATTTGTCGCAGGCGCGGATATAATTGAGCTTTCAAAAATGGACCTTTGCCAGGCTAAATTTTTTGCAAGAAAAGGCCAGAAAATTTTTTCCAAGCTTGAATCCCTTCCCATACCTGTGATTGCAGCCGTGAACGGACTCGCTTTGGGGGGTGGATTTGAGGCTGCTATGGGGTGTGATTTTATTTATGCAGCATCCACCGCAGTTTTCGGACTGCCGGAAAGCAACCTTGGACTGATCCCCGGGTTCGGGGGAACGCAGAGGCTGGCAAGGCTTGTGGGACCAAACCTTTCAAAAGAGCTGATACTTACGGGCATAAGCATCCCTGCTGAAAAAGCCCTGGAGTACGGCATTGCAAACTTGATATGCGACCCTGAAAATCTGATGAAAACAGTGATGAAAACCGCCGTAATACTGGCAAAAAAAAGCAGGACTGCATCCCGGGCAGCAAAAGAAGCAATCCAGTCCGGAATGAACACAGACCTTGAAAGCGGGTTTCTGATTGAAAACGAAATTTTCGAATCAGTGGTAACCGGCGGCGACGCTAAAGAAGGTATCCAGGCATTTTTTGAAAAAAGAGAACCCACGTTTATATAA
- a CDS encoding M24 family metallopeptidase, with amino-acid sequence MEKAAIVSKQTFAFMESSLEPGISEMAFCGMFEAFARTLGHSGKLMGRHYRSAVYPFHLLSGKNGGLAGGLDSPLCGTGVSNAFPFGAGTKLIKENEPILIDFGTIVDGYHIDETRMFVLGKMPEKEHSASLASIEILHALLDKMAPGIVIEEIFETAVKISKNQRFGKQFLGLPGLKSKFIGHGIGLELVENPILAKNKKAILKPGMILALEPKFIFEHQFAAGIESVVHITETGSRFLSATENKIFTC; translated from the coding sequence ATGGAAAAAGCCGCCATAGTTTCAAAACAGACCTTTGCATTTATGGAATCATCCCTGGAACCGGGAATCTCTGAAATGGCATTCTGCGGAATGTTCGAAGCCTTTGCAAGGACCCTTGGGCATTCGGGAAAACTTATGGGCCGGCATTACCGATCTGCGGTTTACCCCTTTCATCTGTTGAGCGGAAAAAACGGAGGCCTTGCAGGAGGTCTGGACTCTCCCCTATGCGGAACAGGCGTCTCAAACGCATTTCCGTTCGGTGCAGGCACTAAGCTGATCAAAGAAAACGAACCCATCCTGATTGATTTTGGAACCATTGTGGATGGGTATCACATTGACGAAACCAGGATGTTTGTCCTGGGAAAGATGCCGGAGAAGGAACATTCCGCATCCCTTGCATCCATAGAAATACTTCATGCCCTTTTAGACAAAATGGCCCCTGGAATTGTCATTGAAGAAATATTCGAAACCGCTGTCAAAATTTCAAAAAATCAGCGTTTTGGGAAACAGTTTTTGGGACTGCCCGGCTTGAAATCCAAGTTTATCGGTCATGGGATCGGGCTTGAACTTGTTGAAAATCCCATTCTTGCAAAAAACAAAAAAGCTATTTTAAAACCCGGCATGATCCTTGCTCTTGAACCCAAATTTATTTTTGAGCATCAGTTTGCCGCAGGTATTGAAAGTGTTGTCCATATCACTGAAACCGGTAGTCGGTTTCTAAGTGCCACGGAAAATAAAATTTTTACCTGTTAA
- a CDS encoding class I adenylate-forming enzyme family protein, whose protein sequence is MSTPQVSQWNIAECLRSSAKRFPDKVALKSKKRNLTYARLDNRTDQLARTLMDMGLNKGDKCAFMTHNSIETVEIFMGLAKTGIVGVPINFRNTEKEIQHLASHSEAKAFIIEDTFLDRISWLSETDIQKQQVLQIGGQDHEYPLYEKELSARPDTPVEIDIQEDDVWYIGYTSGTTDKPKGVETRHRALLQNATQWMADYGRYTEDDRFLLTMPLFHANAIMCSLLMIIAGGYTYINHSRGFNPEEILSLINREKITITSMVPTMLTLLIGLSEDVAKKYDRSTLQNILVASAPLWTSIKEGTLNFFKDVNLYEAYGSTEHQIVTVLKPKYQWSKIRSIGKPVIYKDVKILDMRGNECPPGVPGELFVRGWGIPLEEYYKDPEATRNAYREGWSTVSDIAVMDEEGFYYLVDRKHDMIISGGENVSPSELENHIVLHPAVHEAAVIGQPDCKWGEAITAVIVLKKNARATADEIQQFCRGKMAEFKVPKYVVFAEDLPKNATGKILRKKIREPFWKHHNEGGNSVI, encoded by the coding sequence ATGTCTACCCCACAGGTCAGTCAATGGAATATCGCTGAATGTTTAAGATCATCAGCTAAAAGATTTCCGGACAAAGTTGCCCTGAAAAGTAAAAAAAGGAACCTGACCTATGCCCGGCTTGATAACCGAACCGATCAGCTGGCCCGTACGTTAATGGATATGGGCCTGAACAAAGGCGACAAATGTGCATTTATGACCCACAATTCCATTGAAACAGTAGAAATTTTCATGGGGCTTGCAAAAACCGGAATTGTAGGCGTACCAATTAATTTCAGGAATACTGAAAAAGAAATACAACACCTGGCAAGCCATTCTGAGGCAAAAGCATTTATCATTGAAGATACTTTTCTGGACCGGATCAGCTGGCTGTCTGAAACGGATATTCAAAAGCAACAGGTACTGCAGATAGGTGGACAAGATCATGAATACCCGCTATATGAAAAAGAACTATCCGCAAGGCCTGACACTCCTGTGGAAATTGATATACAGGAAGATGACGTCTGGTATATTGGCTATACCTCGGGGACTACGGACAAACCCAAGGGCGTGGAAACCCGACATCGTGCCCTGCTTCAAAACGCCACGCAGTGGATGGCGGATTACGGCCGCTACACAGAGGACGATCGGTTTCTGTTGACCATGCCCCTTTTCCATGCCAACGCCATCATGTGCAGTCTTTTAATGATCATTGCCGGAGGATACACCTATATCAATCATTCCAGAGGATTCAATCCTGAAGAAATCCTGTCACTGATTAACCGGGAAAAAATCACTATCACCTCGATGGTGCCGACCATGCTTACCCTGCTTATCGGGCTGTCTGAAGACGTGGCAAAAAAATATGACAGGAGTACGCTTCAAAATATCCTGGTGGCATCCGCTCCCCTTTGGACAAGCATTAAAGAAGGCACCCTGAATTTTTTTAAGGACGTTAATCTTTATGAGGCCTATGGTTCCACTGAACATCAGATCGTTACTGTCCTCAAACCCAAATACCAGTGGAGTAAAATCCGCAGTATTGGCAAGCCGGTTATCTACAAGGATGTCAAAATCCTGGACATGCGAGGAAACGAATGCCCACCGGGAGTCCCGGGAGAACTTTTTGTCCGGGGCTGGGGCATTCCCCTGGAAGAATACTATAAGGACCCAGAAGCTACCCGCAATGCCTACAGAGAGGGCTGGTCCACTGTTTCGGATATTGCGGTGATGGATGAAGAGGGGTTTTATTATCTGGTTGACCGAAAGCATGATATGATTATCAGCGGCGGAGAGAACGTCTCTCCATCAGAGCTGGAAAACCATATTGTCCTGCACCCGGCTGTTCACGAAGCTGCCGTTATCGGTCAGCCGGACTGCAAATGGGGGGAAGCGATCACTGCTGTTATTGTCCTCAAAAAAAATGCCCGGGCAACTGCAGATGAGATCCAACAATTTTGTCGCGGTAAAATGGCTGAATTCAAAGTTCCCAAGTACGTTGTCTTTGCAGAAGACCTCCCCAAAAATGCCACGGGAAAAATTCTCAGAAAAAAAATCCGGGAACCTTTTTGGAAACATCATAATGAGGGTGGAAATTCTGTGATATAG
- a CDS encoding PAS domain S-box protein, whose amino-acid sequence MTRINNGIKQLQKKEKMWNKLFMASPTWIVLITLEDGKFIDINDAGCRDMGYAKEDIVGRTSVEIGLWHDEDERNHYLALIKKNGAIDKMPVKLTMRDGVLRDYLWSSTIITVKGEKCLLSVLVDVFELKKTEIELDKTNKVLNRRSNKLSEMNVALKVLLNQRDEDKEQLEAKVWHNIKKMIQPHLRNLKATDLNPLQHAHLDVVINRLDEITSGIGEKMGPNAYALSSRELEVAGHIIVGKANKEIAEILCISVHSVESHRFSIRKKLGILGKRSNLRTHLLNLSRHIGHKKSADIKGWG is encoded by the coding sequence ATGACCCGGATAAACAACGGGATAAAACAACTTCAGAAAAAAGAAAAAATGTGGAACAAGCTTTTCATGGCCAGCCCAACCTGGATCGTATTGATCACCCTTGAGGATGGAAAATTCATTGATATCAACGATGCCGGCTGCCGGGACATGGGATATGCCAAAGAAGACATTGTTGGCCGGACATCTGTCGAAATCGGATTGTGGCATGATGAAGATGAGCGAAACCATTACCTGGCCTTGATCAAAAAGAATGGGGCGATAGATAAAATGCCTGTCAAACTGACGATGAGAGATGGTGTCCTGCGTGATTATTTATGGTCCAGTACGATAATCACAGTGAAGGGGGAAAAATGCCTTCTCAGTGTTTTGGTTGATGTTTTTGAATTGAAAAAAACAGAAATAGAACTTGATAAAACCAATAAGGTCCTGAATCGGCGGTCTAACAAACTGTCTGAAATGAATGTTGCCCTGAAGGTTTTGTTGAATCAGCGGGATGAAGATAAAGAACAATTAGAGGCAAAGGTCTGGCATAATATAAAAAAAATGATACAGCCTCATCTGAGAAATCTTAAAGCTACCGACCTGAACCCTTTGCAGCATGCGCATCTGGATGTGGTCATTAATCGGCTGGATGAAATCACCTCTGGTATAGGTGAAAAAATGGGGCCCAATGCATATGCCTTAAGTTCCCGGGAACTGGAGGTGGCTGGGCATATTATTGTGGGGAAAGCAAACAAGGAAATTGCAGAAATCCTTTGTATTTCAGTTCATTCTGTTGAATCTCACCGGTTTTCAATACGAAAGAAACTGGGCATCCTGGGAAAGAGAAGCAATTTGAGGACTCACCTTTTGAACCTATCCCGGCATATTGGACATAAAAAATCGGCAGATATAAAGGGATGGGGATAG
- the istA gene encoding IS21 family transposase, which translates to MDILDLHRFGLTQRAIARRLGISRNTVKKYLEAPESCLKNPKPYHRTSILDPYHGTITAWLDEDEYYTATWIYDRLVNQGYAGSYETVKRKVGKLKKQKQKIAYMRFETEPGHQAQVDFGEFQVELPDGSVRKLYLFSMILGYSRRIYTELIERCDMPSFLDCHIHAFEYFVGVPDQILYDRMKNVYIAKLAGKDKFNSTLIGFAVHYGFVPKVAPAYAAWVKGKVERPYTFIREGFWRGYGFVNLIRANKDLWSWILKKDERIHGTTHEKVSARFKREQPHLNALPPQPFDTSYRIYRQVYKDCTVHFHGNRYVVPHTLVGEQVILRSKDGQLRIFQNSWLVVTYDIPSTKGNLVQKKRFYEALKKDMDMNRRKYHHAQKSKGRAKQTISPQKPQYDMDVEVRSISAYEEILQEVFA; encoded by the coding sequence TTGGACATACTGGATCTGCACAGGTTCGGCTTGACCCAGCGGGCCATAGCCCGGCGCCTGGGCATAAGCCGTAACACCGTCAAAAAATACCTTGAAGCCCCGGAAAGCTGCTTGAAAAATCCAAAGCCATATCATCGCACGAGCATTCTTGATCCTTATCACGGTACCATCACAGCTTGGCTTGATGAAGACGAATATTACACCGCCACCTGGATTTATGACCGCCTTGTCAACCAAGGCTATGCCGGCAGTTATGAAACAGTGAAGCGAAAGGTCGGTAAACTCAAGAAACAAAAACAGAAAATTGCCTACATGCGATTTGAGACAGAACCCGGTCACCAGGCCCAGGTGGATTTCGGAGAATTTCAGGTTGAACTTCCCGATGGCAGTGTCAGAAAGCTGTACCTGTTTTCAATGATTCTGGGATATTCCCGGAGAATCTATACAGAGTTGATCGAACGATGCGACATGCCAAGCTTTCTAGACTGCCATATACACGCCTTTGAGTACTTCGTCGGCGTCCCGGATCAGATACTCTATGATCGCATGAAAAATGTGTATATCGCCAAGCTGGCTGGAAAGGACAAATTTAACTCTACCCTGATAGGATTTGCCGTTCATTACGGATTCGTTCCCAAAGTAGCCCCTGCTTATGCTGCTTGGGTTAAAGGGAAGGTTGAACGTCCTTATACCTTCATCCGGGAAGGGTTCTGGCGAGGATACGGTTTTGTCAACTTAATCAGGGCCAACAAAGACCTCTGGTCTTGGATTTTAAAAAAGGATGAACGGATCCATGGCACCACCCATGAAAAAGTCAGCGCCCGGTTTAAGCGGGAGCAGCCACATTTAAATGCACTGCCTCCGCAGCCGTTTGATACCTCATATCGTATTTACCGGCAGGTGTATAAAGACTGCACTGTCCACTTTCATGGAAACCGCTATGTCGTCCCCCACACCCTGGTAGGAGAACAGGTCATCCTTCGCTCGAAAGATGGACAGCTACGCATTTTTCAAAATAGTTGGCTGGTAGTTACCTATGACATCCCATCAACAAAGGGAAATCTGGTCCAGAAGAAGAGATTCTACGAAGCCTTAAAAAAAGACATGGACATGAATCGGCGCAAATATCACCATGCCCAGAAAAGTAAGGGACGGGCAAAGCAGACGATCAGTCCCCAGAAACCCCAATATGACATGGATGTTGAGGTCCGTTCCATCTCTGCATATGAAGAAATACTGCAGGAGGTGTTTGCATGA
- the istB gene encoding IS21-like element helper ATPase IstB, translated as MSNTLVMDRIESNLTRLKLPRIYEVLGGLAKTAEEQGKSYLSFLDELLEEEVAAKEQRRIETALKISGLPYIKSIDEFDFAFQPGLDKQKIMGLFDLSFIREKGNVIFLGPPGVGKTHLAVSLALKACQSGMSIYFTNMEDLIIKLRKDHEAGKPGKGRGYYKSSLVVVDEVGYTPITREECNLFFRFIANRYEKSSTIITSNKAFGDWTELFHDPIIVTAILDRLLHHSAVINIKGNSYRLKGKKA; from the coding sequence ATGAGTAATACCCTTGTAATGGATCGCATTGAATCCAACCTCACCCGATTAAAGCTCCCCCGGATTTATGAAGTTTTAGGCGGCCTTGCCAAGACGGCCGAGGAACAGGGAAAAAGCTATCTGTCTTTTCTCGATGAACTGCTCGAAGAGGAAGTGGCGGCAAAAGAGCAGCGCCGCATCGAAACTGCACTAAAAATATCAGGACTACCGTATATCAAAAGCATAGATGAGTTTGACTTCGCCTTCCAACCCGGCCTGGATAAACAGAAAATCATGGGACTTTTTGACTTAAGTTTTATCCGTGAGAAAGGCAATGTAATTTTCCTTGGCCCTCCCGGTGTGGGAAAGACGCATCTTGCGGTATCCCTTGCGCTGAAAGCGTGTCAGTCCGGCATGAGTATCTATTTTACCAACATGGAGGATCTGATTATCAAGCTGCGAAAGGATCACGAAGCTGGAAAGCCGGGTAAGGGCCGTGGGTACTATAAATCCTCCCTGGTCGTTGTGGATGAAGTGGGTTACACACCTATCACACGGGAAGAGTGCAATTTGTTCTTTCGTTTTATTGCTAACCGGTACGAGAAGAGCAGCACCATTATCACGTCAAATAAGGCATTCGGAGACTGGACAGAACTGTTCCATGACCCGATCATCGTGACTGCCATCCTCGATCGACTGCTTCACCACAGCGCCGTCATTAATATTAAGGGTAACAGTTACAGACTGAAAGGCAAAAAAGCATGA
- a CDS encoding isochorismatase family protein: MTQDIVLEKKDTSVFSNKQADDVLKAHKIKELYVSGISINFCIKDLILASRTKFGTVVSGALQRGYKVNLVVDGIAGIDYQPGDQYRVLMQLGAAGARPVTTAQAIEEILMDK; the protein is encoded by the coding sequence TTGACACAGGATATTGTGCTGGAAAAAAAAGACACTTCTGTTTTCTCAAACAAGCAGGCTGATGATGTGCTTAAAGCTCACAAAATCAAGGAATTATATGTCTCAGGTATTTCTATCAACTTCTGTATCAAGGACCTTATCCTGGCAAGCAGAACAAAATTCGGCACTGTGGTATCCGGTGCACTGCAAAGGGGATACAAAGTCAATCTTGTGGTTGATGGCATTGCCGGTATTGATTATCAGCCGGGCGATCAATACCGGGTGCTGATGCAGTTAGGTGCGGCAGGCGCAAGGCCGGTGACCACAGCGCAGGCGATAGAGGAAATTTTAATGGACAAATAA